DNA from Triplophysa dalaica isolate WHDGS20190420 chromosome 9, ASM1584641v1, whole genome shotgun sequence:
tatgaattctaaagcagccccccggccaggcagatagtgcaaaacaatatgcaaacggtggtgaggaacccaaaactcccatcgagaaaaaaaacctcaggggaacccaggcccaaccaggggattccagttcccctctggcaaaagctgctgcgtctgcacaagctcaacagtgcttgcacaacaaggcttagtaaaaatataaaaattaaggattaaagattatcattaacaatctaatagcatttgaaatgttgtaggaaaaacaaagttgtcgcgtcctttatccagctctatcctcttagcacttgtcaggtcaccgcttcccattctcagctctgccatcaggtctgggcatgaactgcatcctgcggtaacctttcTTAATGCGGTATACTGTTTCTTAAAATTCAAGATTCaaagtgtttattgtttaaaattctTACTTTGCTGCCCACAATGAGTGCCAAGACAGtgcaaatgcacacacatacacaaactatacacacatacaatgtaagaaacataataataaaaactatgctgaaacataataataaaaactaaaaatagactatgtatatgaaatgtatttatgcaaatgtacagtattaacGTATGTGTAACAAACAATAGTGCAGGAACGTGTGCAAATTTAGTGCAATTTACATGATAACAATAGCAGCAGTAATAGTAACAGACGTGCAAATTGAGTTGAGGCTACATGAGTACTATTAGCATACATACAATGGTAGTAATAACagcaaaaacattacaaatgttcAAATGAGATGAAACAGCTGGACCGAATGTTCTCTGAGATTGGTTAGTCCACTAGCTAGCTACCTGTTGAAGAGTCTAATAGCTGTGGGGAAGAATGAGTTCCTTAATCTGGAAGTCCAGCAATTTACACTCCAGTACCTCTGTCCTGAGAGAAGGAGTGTGAACAGTCTGTGTTTGAGGAGGGTGGGGTCTTTAATGATGGATGCAGCTCTTCTGTCGACTCTGCGATGGTAAATGGACTGCAGTGAGGGCAGTGGAGTCCTGATGGACCTCCCTGCAGTCTTCAGAACTCTCTCCAGGCGATTATTGTCTTAAAGCATTCATAAGTAAAGCCGAATAAATGCATTGCCTTATGCAAACCCCAGATTGTAAAGTATGTAATAACAAGGAATTACACATTCTGTCTTTTAATCAATTGTTTGCATATGCCCATTTTACATTCCTAAAATTCAGGCATTAAAAAGGGAACATAATTACTGCTGGTTTAAAAGACAAATTggtaatatttaaaaattgaaCATTTGGGCATTGTGTAAAATAACCTGTAACGTTAATGATAATCAAGACTAAAGAGGAAAACTGCCAGAATATATATGATGGCCTATacaataaaaagaataatacatttagtatATCATTATACCAACACAGCACACTAAGCCATTTTACAAAGACATATGACAAGATTATCAAACACAATACAgttaataacacatttaaatattacagAAATTAAAGTAGAATTCTAGCACAGTAAACTCTATTTAGATATCCACAGATTAATATTATTGTCCTTCTTGGCAGTTTAATTAAGTagatttaaaatcataaaattaaacGATGCGTATTAATCTAATCTTCACGCTGATGATAGGATACTACTGCTGATTTAATATAGCTGACGGACACTGATCATGTTGACATGCTTTAACcccatttaaaatttaaatcatGAGCTGCCTATAGTATTATGATCAAAGTCATTGTTGCGGTTGCCAATACCGTAttacagtttcatttaaaaatggtcagaaaataaacaacttgAATAATAAACAGATCATATTACAGCTAGCTGTCAGAATCTAATGGTTGTTGTAGTGACTTTAAGGCTATAAGGCTAGTTACCAACTCTCACTTCGGTTGCGTTAAGTTTGCAACTCAAATCAAGCTAGacagctgttttatttttattcttaagGAAACCAATCTCACTTAACGTTTAAGACACCAAACTGTATGCAAATGATGAAAGTACCCACTCTTGATTGTGGTCTATTCTGTCCGAGTCAGTGTCCGTGAAGCTTGCTTTTCCACGACCCAGTAGCCCAGTGCGACTCTGCGAGACTCGACTCGTCAGCCTCGGACATTTAGCCCAAAAGTGCCCAAACTTTTCCCAAAATGCCATTCTGGTGTAAAAATAAACTCTGACGCAGTTGAAGCCAGATTCAAAGTGACAGAAACTCTGTGAAACGTCTTATATGAACAGCGCGATGTCTGTGTGCTGGCCACTCCCCTTATGAAAATAGTTTGTCTGCTTTTCTACAccaaatatactttttattaaagTATGGTTGTTAAGGACACTAAACTTTGATCAGGCTAGCTGTTTAACAGCTGTAGACTGTaatcctgagtttttttttctcgattggagttttgggttcctcgccaccgtttgcatactgttttgcactatttgcctggccgggggggctgctttagacttcagaagttttacataattaatattgcatataggaatttatagtccgtttaatatttgacctgtggttctgtctcctttatcttaaatgtgtgctttcactgtacctttttttgtttttacaggtgtatgactttagttgttttacttgtagtcaatgtgtctcatttacagctgctttgtaacaatgaaaatcgtaaaaagcgctatataaataaagttgagttgagtatgcAAACTGGATGAATATGCATAAGGTAAGGCATGGTCACCATAATAATGAGATGGCGCTGAACAGAGAGCTCTATGATGTTATTCTTACTAGTAAGAATTGCGATTGCAGTGCTCTCTAATTCAGTTGTTACTAGTCAAATTGCAAATACAGAGCTCTCTAATCGTAATTATTAGTAGTAACATCTGAATAAGAGATCTCTACCATAGTGTTTCTTACTAGTAAATATTATTAGTAAGAATCGCATTCAAGAGCTCTGTAACTGGAATTCTTActagtaaacatttatttagaaagcTCTCTAGTCATAATTATTGCTAGTTAAAATTTAATTACAGAGCTCTATGATTAAAATGGTTACTTGTAAGAAATACATTAGAAAGATGCTctgtaattaaaaatgaatggaaGTCCATGGAGATATATGActagtaatattttaattagAGAGCTCTCTTATTGtaatttttactagtaaaaattgAATTGTAGAGCTCTCTTATTATAATTCTTAGTACAAATCGAATTGGAGAGCTCTCTAATCGTAATTGTTACTAGTAAAAATTGAGTTATAGAGCTATGTAATTATAGTTGTAACtagtaaaaattaaattatagaGCTCTCTTATTTAATTCTTACtagtaaaaatgcaattacGACGAGTAATGCTGGGGACAATTTAAGCTAATTCAGCTTGCCACACAGCGCACCTAATCACACACATAGATATTAACATTAATTGTGGGTGGGTAAGagcattttctttcattttttctggAGCTGCAGATTTTTGCAGAAGAACAATGGTAAcggtacgtgtgtgtgtgtttcagtggcTAATGGTCTACAGTCTCTCCCTGTGTGAGACCTTTATTATAGCAGCTCAGATCATTAAGCAGACCAGCGCTATACTGCACTGCATTTCATCATTTCTGTGCTTCTCTTCtaagctaacacacacacacacacaaacgatCACGTGAGCAGCCATGTGATTAAACATATAGCACAGAGGCAATGCCAGTAGTCAGAATGGAATACTAATGTGCTGCGTGCTGCATTCTGCAGATGTCATGTACTATATACtgttaatgttttgtaaaaatgagATGAGGACAGGATTACTAGGAATTGTAGACAAAACAGATGTCAGTGGTGGGAAATATATAATGGAATCAAAACACTTTCATATATTGAAATcgaatgttttatttagtattaatataatatgaaaTGTTGCAATTGCTTATGTATAATTTAatgtattgttatatttaaaccatgtaaaatatgtatcaAATGATCTGTCTTTCATCCATCcctctatccatccatctactCGTATATCAgcctatctgtctgtctgtctgtctgtctgtctatctatctatctctgtATTGAAAAGTAAGAATAGCATTGTGGGACTATAAATGTGTCATGGAACACGTGGAAGAACCCAATTACAGGCAGCCGTGGTGAAGGGGTTACAGGtaagatttatttataacaaaaacacaaaacaaaaacccataaGGGGGTAAAGCAGTAAACACATGATAATAATACAGGTAAAGAGAAACGAAGACTAACTAAACACTAGACTAACCAAACACTAGACATGAACTAAACTCAACACTTACTGAGACAAGACGGAATAATCCCATAACAGGAACATGAGCACGGGGAACAGGTAAGCACATGGGCAACAGGTAAACACAGTAGTATAGGGCACAATAGTACAATATACGAGCATAGGACAATGAACAAGAGGGTTAtttaaaggggagcaaatcaagaggggacaggtgcagggcatgaactaattaacaatcaataacgAGGAATacaagagggcaggaacaaAGACGAGTCAGGTGAGAGCATATGGACCGCCAAAAGGGATGAAAATGCCTCTCCACATAAAAGAAGGAatcctgccatgattctgccaaAAGACCAAAAGAGACTTGACACTATGAGACCGATTCATGACATAAATGAATGGGTGTGTATGTTGTGTAGTTTTCTTGTAAAGTGCCTCTTGTGGTCTGTGTGTTTTAGCGCTGTATTAGCAGATGGCAAGCTTATGTAATTGGTGTGGGCGAGATAACAACAGCAGCATGTTTGAATTCAAGACCCCGAAAATCACTCCATACACACTCAGAACACAAACCATGAAATTTTGCCCTGATTGTATACCTCTCTTACATACAAGACTAGCCTAATTCAATTAAGTAAACGATGCTGATGACATGAAGGTCAAAATGCAGAATTCTGTCCCTCATTatatgcatttatacatttggcaaacgcttgtGCATTCGAcaagtgcattcaagctatacattttgtCGGCATATGTGTTTCTTGGGGATCAAATGGCCTTTGCTCtactaatgcaatgctctaccagTTGCTTAACCAAAAAGGCATATATGTGAACATTCCTTTCCAATCGTCTTTTCATTTTCCGATGCATAGTGGAATCAGAAACATCATATTGACAACTGTTCTGTCAGCCGAAACCCTGACACCAGCCCaccattcagaataaaacagatGTTTGATGTGGACGCCCTTAAATTCTCCCTTCCTTCCGCTtcctaacacacacaaacaggctGCCAGCATCGTAGCCGGCATGACTAATTCCTATGCATGAGACCCCGGCGTCGTCTATTCTGGGTTGTTAGGATGGAGCATGTGAATCATAGTCTTTGTGTAGTAATTGCCCGTCTTTTGTCTTCCCCCACCCCACTTGGCTCTGATTGGTTAATGAGGCTTGTTAAATGCAGAAGCTCAGAGACAGCTGAGCGCAGAGGGGGGCGTCAGATGGTCTTTTCTGTCTCTAAATTTAATCAGCCAACAGCCTTAAGAAACACATAAATACAGGAGGAATCATCTCGGTGACCGAATCATTAAACTCCTGAGAAAGATGTTCATAAAGTAGCACGGCACATAAGTGTCACATAGGGACAATTGCTGTGTTTGGGATAGCGGTCAGTATTAATGCTggcataaagcatttataatgtGCACGAGCACAACTGATGCAGGTAACGCGTTACTCTAATCTGACCAGATTTTTAGTAACGAGTAATCTAACGCGTTACTTTTTCCAAACCATTAATCAGATTAAGGTTATTTATCCAAGTCACTGTGCGttactatttttgtcattttccttagtaaaaatatatatgttttgctTTCTTCTTGCGTCTCAGGGAGTGAAGTCACGTAGCATTATGCGATAAGTCACGTTTTCAGCATGATGACAATTCACGTGTAATAGCCTCAAACACGCAGCGACACAAACGTTAACAACaatggagggaggagagagatgcgCGTTTCTAACTGGAAGTACAGTCACGAGTCTCTGTCCGCTAGACGACAATATTAAGGTTCGTTGTACTCTCTGTGCTGGCGACAAAGTGCTATCTAGCTACAAAAACATTACGTcaaatttgaagaaacaattGGAGTCGCAGCACTGCACAGTCCAATTTACAGAGCAAGTCCCACCAGGTGTTGCGAAGCAAAGAGCAGCAGGTCCCCCACCACCCAAACAACAAATGCTGGACTTTGGTGCAAAACCAGTAAGTGGGGGAGAGTTGAAGAAGTTGGTTGGGCAGTAGTGATGCGCGGATTGCGGTTAAACCGagggcgctgcggatgatctgcgggtcgggtaataaaaaaatacaatcataTTAATTTGCGGGTGGGTCGCGGatggatgatatcatatacaatattaacaatatttctcaaaaaatacgaatgtgttttaaatgcatttttcatgaggcgctaatttgcagtcatttaaaagaaatgcgcgcGTGGCGGCGGTagaggacggtctatttcttaaagcaggaatggaggcaaaacagatccgagagaaatgtaaaaagggagaattaaaaagaaaaaaaggtagaaaagaaaagtaccgtgtgggagcgtttttAGCGAAGTGTCAAGGATGAATCAAGGGTATAAaatatgcaacgactgtgagGCATTGTTTATGAACGCCATAAAACTGGTACCTCAAAAATGGTACATCATGCAtgatgtgtgtgctaaatcgaaatatTAGATTAAGCATTTATAGACAAAGAAGgtgctagaaaatttactgagtaatttaAATGACGATCGGGTCCGAgtcgggtgcggatatctatattTAATTGTgggcgggtggataatttatttgaaacagcGGACGCGGGTGACATTTTACCTTATCCGCGCATCTCTATCGGGCAAATATGTTGTAGAGGAAATGCTGCCCTTAAACACGGTTGACTCGCTCTCGTTTCGTGCGTTTTACACTTGCTTTGTAAAACCACTCCTTGCTGCtctaatgctgtgaacaaaaggttcaatgttcataaattatgttaaaaagaaattaatagttacatttataaataatgaagATTAGAAATAGTATGTTTTGCCATTATTAAAGCGttaacagttaaatatgtcaggtcaagaaatacttttttttaaataaaaaacaagtatttacgTTAAGTGAAATCAGGAAAATcagtctttatattattttttataaaaacatgtttttttcaggaattattctttaaattcaacttaaaatgtaAGGCgatacattgttgacattactgttaaaaatacacttccaaTAAAATGAGTGTTGGCAAAAccgattgtcatttttatgttgaggcAGCGGGGGTGTTGGCGGCAGCTGCTGTATGTAACGGATAAAGTAACGTGTAATctaatttagttacttttaaaatccagtaatctgtacagtaactaaattactttttataggTATAATCAGTTatcagtaatcagattactttttcaaagtaactgtggCAACACTGATGAGCAGTGAGCACACAGTGTCTGTAATCCTGGATGTACTGAATATCACAATTTGGCAAAATGTGCCGTACACAACATAAATTTAGAGCACATAAAATGCTCTTGACATGCAGTCAATTTAATCATGTCAAATCATGAATTAAATGTGCAATGTAGTGAGATCGCAAAAGCATACAACTAAGTTGTTGTATAAATGCTTTGTGCTTTTACACATTTGTATAAAGTACTGCATCATTAAGTGTTTAATTTCCTGAAGGGAAACGTTTGTTCATAATAGCAGGATACCTTCCCAATGGACCAATATGTGTATTATACTGCTGAAAATCTTAATGTTTTTGCGTTGTATGTGTTCTATGTTcagggatgggcataaatacatgtaaatgtatttaaaatacaaatacaaaatactgtgtggaaaagtgtatttaaatacaaatacaaaatactgtgtggaaaaatgtatttaaatacaaatacagtattttgtattttgaaaatacacaaaatacatgtgaaattggtgattcagtgcaggtacccctattaggctaaaatctatctgggcctattctaaatgccaaaaagcatgatgtgtttaactgctaagaaactttcgttttcattttatttaccacttcccttcccctgcctggtaggaaatacataactacaaaaaaagacactttataaaatgttttattttattatgttttatcacccacGGTGGCTTAacggttagcacgttcgcctcacacctccagggttgggggttcgattcccgcttccgacttgtgtgtgtggagtttgcatgttctccctgtgcctcgggggtttcctccgggactccggtttcctcccctggtccaaagatatgcatggtaggttgattggcatctctggaaaaattgtccgtagggtgtgcgtgcgtgagtgaatgagtgagtgtgtgtgccctgcgatgggttggcactccatccagggtgtatcctgccttgatgccccgtgacccgaggtagttcggaaaagcggtagaaaatggatggatggatgttttatcACAATCATAACTTCAaactcagtaacaaaaatagaaagtttgtctaaaataaaaaataaataaaattagaatttggcattattcaaccaaaggttgttttttttctactaaaagctaaagattttgtgtggtgtatcattaatcagtgtcatcacagatgcacacaatcaatacagattgttgggttgtagctacagctgaagctcacgtgcatgaatgttagggctggggaagggcgtgtctggcctgaattatgttggttgatgcacgaaaacaccctgataaaaaggttgactggctcaaagtattttgagtattttgaaaatacaaaaatactcatcttaaatgtatttaaatacaaattacattagatttttccaaaggctttaaaatacaaaatacaaaatactattttgtatttcaaatacgtattttaaatacatgtatttgaaatactgcccatccctgTCTATGTTGTAATACTGACGCTTCTTTTTGGGAAAAGTCTGGCCATCAAACCGTTTCTCCTATTTTTGTAAGTAATGCTATCCTTTTATAAGTCTTAGTAGGATTATGGTGAGAAACTGTAAATTCACAGGAACGTAGACcagcaaagaaaaatatttcaaaactgaAACTTCTGTTCAAAGGCTTCAAGACAAGAGACGAGTCATCTCattatatatttgattattgaaattattaaaaGATATACAATTTTCCTTCCTCTGATGTTGTGCAGATTCAAGAGTTTTAATGTACACACGGACATGTGTGATTTAGGTTAACAAGGTCATGACTTTGAGTTTTCACTTCACTAAAGATCTTCCTCTTTGAGTGTGTGTTGGTATGTTTGTGTGGAACTGAATCGAAATTTCCCTACAAAAATTGTAATACCAGTCATTTTTGAATGAGGGATTTTTTTTGGTTCCCTTGATGGAAACAATTTATAACATACTTTTTTCTGTGAGGGTTAAGGGAAATACAGTTTACTTTGAAAAGTATAAAATGAATTCTATAAACATCcccattaaaacatgaaaacacaacatatgAACAGGAGagtaatttttaataatttgttgtaatttaattttaattgtcACACTGCTGAAAATCTTAATGTTTTTGCGTTTGTATGTGTTTGCTAAAGTAACACTGACGCTTCTTTGGGGGAAAAGGCTGGCCATCAAACCGTTTATCCTATTTATGTAAgtacttttatacttttatgaGTCTTTTTAAGATTATAGTGTGAAACTGTAAATTCACAGGAACGTAGACcagcaaagaaaaatatttcaaaactaaAACCATTAATCTCAAAATGCCAGATGCAATAAACGGGCGTGAACGCGCGCTCAATGGCTCGTCACAAGGCTGCGATCACATGATTAGTGTCACATGACCATCACCTCTATAAGTCAGCGGTACTTTGTTTCACaacagtgtgtttgtgctgcAGGTGCGTAGAAGTATACGCGTTTGGTTCGTTGTGTCCGGTGACACAAAATCAGCCTCCGCGCGTGTTTTGATTGTCTGCGAGTAAGATCGGACCGCCTGTCGCGATTATGTTCGGACTGTCTGTCGTCGCGTTGTTTCTGTTTTTCGGCGGATCTGCGGCCGACACACCTGCCAACTGCTCCTATGAGGATCTGCTGGGCACGTGGATCTTCAGCGTGTCTGATGTGGGTCAGGATCGGACCATCAACTGCTCGAGCACAGGTCAGATCATACCCAATGATGACCGCTCTTTCTTCAACGCGGAAGTTCAAGTTTCTTTCAGTGTCATGTCGTGTTTTTGGCCTTTTGCTCTGTTTAGTACGTTTGGGTCATGTGATtgatatgaaatatatttatggtACTCCATAACACTCAAAGGACGTCCAAAAACGTGATACTATTTTGGTAGTTTCAGTATCTCGTGATCTATTTTTAACATGATTCATAGTTGGCCTAACATGATGTCCTGTAATCCAATAGCACAGATGTgaaattttaagattttattttttgtgtattgtttCTGTTGTACAGTGTGTGGACGGTGTTCCAAAAATTGTTAAGCTGCCCATGTAGGCAGCATTATAGGTACATCCAGACAAGCTTATAAAGCCCAGATGGTTTATCCCTAACAGGTAAAGTAGTGAAGACGGTAACTGTGGATCTGCAGAAGTTGTATGTAGCTGTGGATGATCTGGGCAACACCGGATTCTTCACCCTCATCTATAACCAGGGCTTCGAGGCGGTGATCAATGACTACAAGTGGTTCGGATTTTTCAGAGTAAGTCTGTAATGACACTCGTTTTTGAATAACACGTGACACATCAGATGACTGGTTTTATTCACATCAGGAAGTGCTAATTTAAGGTATTTTCTAGTGTAGTCTGGATTAGACACTTCAGATCAAATTCACACCAGTTTCTTTTCACTTGTTTTACAAACACATCTTGCAATATGATctcttcagaagacattttcACGACGGCAGACTGACAAAGAGTTGACTTAAATTTCAAAAGTCATGTATTTAAAGAGATCACTgttgtctctgtgtgtctgcagtATTCTCAAAAGGGTTCACAGGTCACTAGTTACTGTGATCAGACGCTGCCTGGTTGGGTTCATGATGTATTGGGAAACAATTGGGCTTGTTTCACCGGGAAGAAAGTCCAGCCCATCCCACCCCGAACTGACCGAAGTCCACAGTTGGGCTTCAAACATGAGCTGTGAGTGTTTGATGGCATCATCTGCGATCTAATCAACTCTGTCCCACAGTCCTTTTTATGTGTttggtcattttaaatgttttctttgaactCCAGACTCATGCAATTGCCGTACACGAACAACATGGAGTTTCTGGATCAGATAAACTCTGTTCAGAAGTCGTGGAGGGCTGTGGCGTACAGTCACCACGAGACCTTCACCATTCAGCAGCTGCTGAAGAGATCAGGAGGACTGGGTTCCAGATTACCACGGTACAGATTTGATTTACTCATGAGTGTAAATCATTGGGCTTTGATTGgaatgtgaaaatgtgtttacccATAATTTTATGCGGTGCCACAAGAACTTAACATCAGATGGAATCAAAGTATTGTGAGATATCTTTGAAAGAAAATTCCTTATGATTTTTCAAATCACTCTTGCTATACAAGGATGTCATCTGCCTGTCGGTTCTTACGGAGTAGCAAGGTCAAGTTTTTTGGTTACCTTTTTTACTGTTTGAAGGCGACTGAGAACATGATTTGGTGTAATTGGAAAATGGTgtaaagtttctttttttataaaactttttttaattattcaaccTCATTTCACTTAAAGCCTTTGAAAATTGAAATTTTAGTTCACAGTATACCACTTATTGAATTCCTCAAAATGGCTTCAACACATCTTTCCTTTTTAACAATGCCACATCAACTATCTTTTTTTATCCAATCAGAAGCcttaaatttaacttttttttcaaatacaatcTTACAGCAttatagcatttttttattttgttaaatttttttatttatttttttgaaattttaaaatgaatcccCTTCGTTTCAGacaattacatttcaaataaataaaatcaatatttacattGTAATTGGATATTTGAGGTATTTTGTTCTCAAAACTGATTCACAAGCAAAAAAGATAAGATTTTGATTTAATAGATATTAGATAAGGATCTGTTTTGATCTTGTATTTTGTTATTCTCTTTAAGGCGAGTCAGACCATTGACTGTCACCGCTGATGCAGGAAAGATGGCTGCTGGTCTTCCAGAGCGCTGGGACTGGAGAGATGTTAATGGAGTCAGTTACGTCAGCCCTGTACGCAaccaaggtgtgtgtgtgtgtgtgtgtgtgtgtgtgtgagaaacacTGTATATTTAGCtacataatgttgttttgtatgtgtAGTTGTATTTGTGTGGTCCAGACTTTGTGCTCGTATTGAAGTGCATAAATGAATTcatatatctctctctctctcgctctctctctttccagccTGCTGGCTCACTTTGGGCCCGTAATGACTTTTTTGATTCTGGTCCAACAGGTGTTCCGTTCCTTTATTATACTGAccattaaattaaacatttcctGAAGATGATAATCTAGGCGTGAACTCATTTCACCTTAAATCCAGAACAGAAAAGTCGTGACTTTTTATGGAGAATAGCTAGTTAATAATTTCCTGTGGTTTGTACATTTCTATTTACTTTTAGTAAATGTGACTTGCTTTTTTTTAAGCCCGTTTAACATTAGATCATTAGTTGTGCTAGTTACTTTTGTACATAAATCTCATTGCACATCAAAAATTTCAGCTAGCACAgtcatttgtctgtgtttgtgtgtgtgtgagatgatGATGATCCTCTCTTTGGTAGATTAATCTGGAGTGTCTCAGGGTCTCATCCTCATGAGAGCTCCTTcaggagagagagcaagagggGGAGAGATTAAAGACCACGTTCCctgcgatcccatttttcaacctttagttagtgtgtaatgttgctgttagagcataaatgaTAAAAGTCAAAGTTcagagatattgtctttaacacaattcgcttttcaaggactacagagaactgctggatcggactacagccctctacttcctgggtacatgTCAGTATTCAGAGTGCTTTTAAtgacctccgcccaaaggaatacgcaaAAAAACTGCCGatgtcttccttagagaagagccgctggagttgtgttcggttatcagagattgtaaacattagACTGAGCGttgcgctaaactactttcactttcatcacagtcatcacagtgcgcttacctcttaaacacttctataaaACATCCTTtaaagtcctgcttgcaaatgtctccttgtcaatctgcttgttttattatccaactagGGTCCAATATAAGAGGGCAAACCTAACGGTTCTGTTATTCttgttaataattaatataaccggtcagACGCCATTCGGTCCGATGTCATGTCCCTagccaaagtaggaaaaaattgtgatctctaacaaagattgaggtttgcacatgcactagcggacctccgttacacttcaattgatctgcatgtttttaactgataaagtgaagttgattTCATTTAGGGCtccaactaacgattat
Protein-coding regions in this window:
- the ctsc gene encoding dipeptidyl peptidase 1, which produces MFGLSVVALFLFFGGSAADTPANCSYEDLLGTWIFSVSDVGQDRTINCSSTGKVVKTVTVDLQKLYVAVDDLGNTGFFTLIYNQGFEAVINDYKWFGFFRYSQKGSQVTSYCDQTLPGWVHDVLGNNWACFTGKKVQPIPPRTDRSPQLGFKHELLMQLPYTNNMEFLDQINSVQKSWRAVAYSHHETFTIQQLLKRSGGLGSRLPRRVRPLTVTADAGKMAAGLPERWDWRDVNGVSYVSPVRNQGSCGSCYSFATMGMMEARVRIKTNNTQQPVFSPQQVVSCSQYSQGCDGGFPYLIGKYIQDFGIVEENCFPYTGCDSPCDVSSKCKRYYASDYHYIGGFYGGCSEAAMMLGLVRDGPMGVAFEVYPDFMHYKEGIYHHTGLHDSNNPFELTNHAVLLVGYGKCHKTGEKYWIVKNSWGTGWGENGFFRIRRGSDECSIESIAVAATPIAKL